The following are encoded in a window of Flavobacterium psychrotrophum genomic DNA:
- the nuoF gene encoding NADH-quinone oxidoreductase subunit NuoF, with protein MGQKILLEHANVPGIKTYEVYRKHGGYRSVEKALKSMTPDEVVEEVKTSGLRGRGGAGFPTGMKWSFIDKKSGKPRHLVCNADESEPGTFKDRYLMEYIPHLLIEGMITSSYALGCNLSYIYIRGEYMWVFRILENAIKEAYAAGWLGKNIMGTGWDLDLHVHCGAGAYICGEETALIESLEGKRGNPRIKPPFPAVSGLWANPTVVNNVESISAVPWIVNNTGAEYAKIGIGRSTGTKLFSASGHCKNPGVYEIDMGMTVDEFMNSDEYLGGMMNDRPLKGLIPGGSSVPILPAHLIYKTAAGEDRLMTYESLADGGFATGSSLGSGGFIVYNDTTCVVRNTWNFSRFYHHESCGQCSPCREGTGWMEKVLHRIETGHGREEDIDLLWDIQRKIEGNTICPLGDAAAWPVAAAIRHFRDEFEYHIRFPEKIKNRDHFVDEPFEKVRHLVAKQAVI; from the coding sequence ATGGGACAAAAGATATTATTAGAGCACGCTAATGTACCGGGTATAAAAACCTATGAGGTATACCGCAAGCACGGTGGCTACCGCTCTGTAGAAAAAGCGCTTAAAAGCATGACACCGGACGAGGTGGTGGAAGAAGTAAAAACCAGTGGCCTTCGCGGGCGTGGTGGTGCGGGTTTCCCTACCGGAATGAAATGGAGCTTTATCGATAAAAAATCGGGTAAGCCAAGGCACCTTGTTTGTAATGCAGATGAGTCTGAACCGGGAACGTTTAAAGACCGTTATCTTATGGAGTACATACCTCACCTTTTGATAGAGGGTATGATTACTTCTAGTTACGCACTGGGTTGTAACCTTAGTTACATCTACATTCGTGGCGAATATATGTGGGTATTCCGCATTCTTGAAAACGCAATTAAAGAAGCCTATGCCGCAGGTTGGCTGGGTAAAAATATAATGGGTACCGGCTGGGATCTTGACCTTCATGTGCATTGCGGTGCAGGTGCTTACATTTGTGGTGAGGAAACTGCACTTATTGAGTCGCTTGAAGGCAAAAGGGGTAACCCGCGCATCAAGCCGCCATTCCCTGCTGTTAGTGGCCTTTGGGCTAACCCTACCGTGGTAAACAATGTAGAATCTATTTCTGCTGTGCCTTGGATCGTGAATAACACCGGCGCTGAGTATGCTAAAATAGGCATCGGGCGTTCTACGGGTACCAAACTATTTTCTGCATCAGGACACTGTAAAAACCCTGGCGTTTATGAAATAGACATGGGCATGACGGTAGATGAATTTATGAATTCTGACGAATACCTTGGCGGTATGATGAACGATCGTCCGCTTAAAGGATTAATACCGGGAGGCTCATCTGTGCCTATTCTTCCTGCGCACCTTATTTATAAGACCGCTGCCGGCGAAGACCGTTTAATGACTTACGAATCGCTTGCCGATGGAGGTTTTGCAACAGGCTCTTCATTAGGGTCTGGAGGTTTTATCGTGTATAACGATACTACCTGCGTAGTGCGCAACACCTGGAACTTTAGCCGCTTTTACCACCACGAAAGCTGTGGGCAGTGCTCACCATGCCGCGAGGGTACCGGCTGGATGGAAAAAGTACTGCACCGTATAGAAACCGGTCACGGCCGTGAAGAAGATATTGACCTGCTTTGGGACATACAGCGCAAGATAGAGGGTAATACCATATGCCCGCTGGGCGATGCAGCAGCATGGCCGGTGGCAGCAGCCATACGCCACTTTAGGGACGAGTTTGAATACCACATCCGTTTCCCTGAAAAAATAAAAAACCGCGACCACTTTGTTGACGAACCTTTTGAGAAGGTAAGACACCTGGTAGCTAAACAAGCAGTAATTTAA
- a CDS encoding NADH-quinone oxidoreductase subunit NuoE family protein has protein sequence MEISHAHQEINITPALQARIDELLSHYPADKRKSALLPVLHEVQDAHDNWLSIPLQDKVAEIIGIKPIEVYEVVTFYTMYNSKPIGKYMLEFCRTSCCSIRGAENLMDYTCNKLGVKEGEVTPDGLFQVVGVECLGACGYAPMLQLGDFYKEKLDPEKVDALIEDCRAGKIDLHKLTITQ, from the coding sequence ATGGAGATTAGTCACGCACATCAGGAAATAAATATAACACCTGCCTTACAGGCCAGGATTGATGAGCTATTGAGCCACTACCCTGCCGATAAGCGCAAGAGTGCCCTGCTACCGGTACTGCACGAAGTACAGGATGCACACGATAACTGGCTTAGCATACCACTACAGGATAAAGTTGCTGAGATCATTGGTATTAAGCCTATAGAAGTATACGAGGTGGTTACATTTTATACCATGTACAACTCTAAGCCTATAGGTAAATATATGCTTGAGTTTTGCAGGACGTCTTGCTGCTCAATTCGTGGTGCAGAAAACCTGATGGACTATACCTGTAACAAACTGGGTGTTAAAGAAGGCGAAGTAACGCCGGATGGGCTATTTCAGGTTGTAGGCGTTGAGTGCCTTGGTGCCTGTGGTTATGCACCTATGCTACAGTTGGGCGATTTTTATAAGGAGAAGCTTGACCCTGAAAAGGTTGATGCTCTTATAGAAGACTGCCGCGCCGGAAAAATAGATTTACATAAACTGACCATTACGCAATAA
- a CDS encoding NADH-quinone oxidoreductase subunit D, with translation MSDLLLPPEERYAKIIKQRQNEDGSELAILNLGPTHPATHGIFQNILLMDGERIVDGEGTVGYIHRAFEKIAENRPFYQITPLTDRMNYCSSPINNMGWWMTLEKALDIEVPKRVQYLRVIVMELARIADHIICNSVLGVDTGALTGFLYVFQYREKIYEIYEEICGARLTTNMGRIGGFERDWSPAAFKKINDFLEEFPPIWTEFENLLMRNRIFMDRTIDVGPISAERAMSYGFTGPNLRAAGIDYDVRVMQPYSSYEDFEFDVPVGKSGDTYDRFCVRSAEVWESIKIIKQALAKLPEGPFHANVPDYYLPPKEEVYTNMEALIYHFKIVMGEVPVPKTEVYHPVEGGNGELGFYLITDGSRTPFRLHFRRPCFIYYQAFNEMVRGQMLSDAIATLSSLNVIAGELDA, from the coding sequence ATGTCAGACCTGTTATTACCACCTGAGGAGCGCTATGCCAAGATCATTAAGCAAAGGCAGAATGAAGACGGCAGCGAACTCGCTATACTAAACCTGGGTCCTACCCACCCTGCCACACACGGCATTTTCCAGAACATACTTTTGATGGATGGAGAGCGCATAGTAGATGGCGAAGGTACCGTAGGCTACATTCACCGTGCTTTTGAAAAAATTGCCGAAAACAGGCCATTTTACCAGATAACCCCGCTTACTGACAGGATGAACTATTGCTCATCGCCCATAAATAACATGGGCTGGTGGATGACCCTGGAGAAAGCACTTGATATAGAAGTACCCAAGCGTGTACAATACCTTAGGGTTATTGTTATGGAGCTTGCCCGTATTGCAGACCACATTATCTGTAACTCTGTACTGGGTGTAGATACCGGTGCACTTACAGGCTTCCTGTATGTTTTTCAGTACCGCGAAAAAATATACGAAATTTACGAAGAAATATGTGGTGCCCGCCTTACTACAAACATGGGCCGCATAGGAGGCTTTGAAAGGGACTGGAGCCCTGCTGCCTTTAAAAAAATAAACGACTTTTTAGAAGAGTTTCCACCAATATGGACGGAGTTTGAAAACCTGCTGATGCGTAACCGTATCTTTATGGACCGTACTATAGATGTGGGCCCAATATCTGCCGAAAGGGCTATGAGTTATGGCTTTACCGGCCCTAACCTGCGTGCTGCCGGTATAGATTATGATGTGCGCGTTATGCAGCCGTACAGCTCTTACGAAGATTTTGAATTTGATGTTCCTGTAGGAAAATCAGGTGACACCTACGATAGGTTCTGCGTGCGCAGTGCTGAAGTATGGGAGAGCATCAAGATAATAAAACAAGCCCTGGCAAAACTGCCTGAAGGCCCGTTCCACGCTAATGTGCCCGATTATTACCTGCCACCAAAGGAGGAAGTGTACACAAACATGGAAGCGCTTATATACCACTTTAAAATTGTGATGGGCGAAGTACCGGTTCCTAAAACCGAAGTATACCATCCGGTAGAAGGCGGTAACGGCGAACTTGGCTTTTACCTGATTACAGATGGCAGCCGCACACCGTTCAGGCTACACTTCCGCAGGCCGTGTTTTATATATTACCAGGCATTTAATGAAATGGTAAGGGGGCAAATGCTTTCTGATGCCATTGCCACACTGTCTAGCTTAAATGTTATTGCAGGAGAACTGGACGCATAG
- a CDS encoding NADH-quinone oxidoreductase subunit C, whose product MALESAVIEDKLTGAFGDNVSGFVQIKDILSFEVQADNANAILQYLKEDALLRFNFLTDVCGVHYPDNEKERQFAVVYHMHNWMDNVRIRVKAYLNGDTPEIDTATNLFLGANWQERETYDFYGIIFKGHPQLKRILNMDEMESFPMRKEFPMEDGGRTDKDDRFFGRSTDNALNF is encoded by the coding sequence ATGGCTTTAGAATCAGCTGTAATAGAAGATAAACTAACCGGTGCCTTTGGCGACAATGTTTCCGGTTTTGTTCAGATAAAAGATATACTTTCTTTTGAGGTGCAGGCAGATAATGCCAATGCTATATTGCAGTACCTTAAGGAAGACGCACTTTTGCGTTTTAACTTTCTTACCGATGTGTGCGGGGTACACTACCCTGACAACGAAAAAGAAAGGCAGTTTGCTGTGGTATACCACATGCACAACTGGATGGATAATGTGCGCATTCGCGTAAAGGCATATCTTAACGGCGACACACCGGAAATAGATACTGCTACTAACCTGTTTCTAGGTGCTAACTGGCAGGAACGCGAAACATACGATTTTTACGGCATCATTTTTAAAGGGCATCCTCAGCTTAAACGTATATTGAATATGGATGAGATGGAGTCGTTCCCGATGCGTAAAGAGTTCCCGATGGAAGATGGCGGCCGTACCGATAAGGATGACCGTTTCTTTGGACGCAGTACAGACAATGCACTAAATTTTTAA
- a CDS encoding NADH-quinone oxidoreductase subunit B: MSNSSDIKLVDAPEGVEGQGFFATKLDSVVGLARANSLWPLPFATSCCGIEFMATMASHYDVARFGSERMSFSPRQADMLLVMGTIAKKMAPILRQVYEQMSEPRWVIAVGACASSGGIFDTYSVLQGIDKVIPVDVYVPGCPPRPEQILDGVMKLQEIVKSESVRRRSSPEYQELLASYNIT; encoded by the coding sequence ATGAGCAATTCATCAGACATAAAATTGGTTGACGCACCAGAAGGTGTAGAAGGCCAGGGATTTTTTGCAACAAAGCTGGACAGCGTAGTGGGCTTAGCCCGTGCTAATTCACTTTGGCCGCTTCCGTTTGCTACCTCTTGCTGCGGTATCGAATTCATGGCTACCATGGCATCGCATTATGACGTGGCACGTTTTGGTTCTGAGCGTATGAGTTTTTCTCCGCGCCAGGCCGATATGCTGCTTGTTATGGGAACCATCGCCAAGAAAATGGCACCTATCTTAAGGCAGGTATACGAGCAAATGAGCGAGCCTCGCTGGGTTATAGCTGTAGGTGCATGTGCATCATCGGGCGGTATATTTGACACCTATAGTGTGCTTCAGGGTATTGACAAGGTTATCCCGGTAGATGTTTACGTACCCGGATGCCCGCCAAGGCCGGAGCAGATACTGGACGGCGTTATGAAACTGCAGGAAATTGTAAAATCAGAGTCGGTACGCAGGAGAAGTTCTCCGGAGTACCAGGAATTATTGGCTTCTTATAACATTACATAA
- a CDS encoding NADH-quinone oxidoreductase subunit A, whose amino-acid sequence MQTSQVDYFPIFMQAALAVGFVASTIFISGKLGPKRNSVNKDKNFECGIESVGNARIPFSVKYFLVAILFVLFDVEVIFMYPWAVNFREMGFEGLAKMGIFMFLLIVGFFYVMKKKGLEWE is encoded by the coding sequence ATGCAGACAAGCCAGGTAGATTACTTCCCTATATTCATGCAGGCGGCATTAGCCGTAGGCTTTGTGGCCAGCACCATTTTTATTTCAGGCAAGCTGGGCCCTAAGCGCAACTCTGTAAATAAAGACAAAAATTTTGAGTGTGGTATAGAGTCGGTAGGTAATGCCCGTATACCTTTCTCGGTTAAATATTTCCTTGTAGCCATACTTTTCGTTTTGTTTGACGTAGAAGTTATCTTCATGTACCCATGGGCGGTAAACTTCCGCGAAATGGGGTTTGAAGGCCTTGCTAAAATGGGCATCTTTATGTTCCTGCTTATCGTTGGTTTTTTCTATGTAATGAAAAAGAAAGGCCTGGAGTGGGAATAA
- a CDS encoding cold-shock protein has protein sequence MRTGKVKFFIESKGFGFITDDETGKDIFVHATGLRVEGLREGDKVSYVEEEGKKGKVAAQVAALN, from the coding sequence ATGCGAACAGGCAAAGTAAAATTTTTTATTGAATCTAAAGGTTTTGGATTCATTACAGACGACGAAACAGGCAAAGATATCTTTGTTCACGCAACAGGACTTCGTGTAGAAGGTCTTCGTGAAGGCGACAAAGTAAGCTATGTTGAAGAAGAAGGAAAAAAAGGTAAAGTAGCAGCTCAGGTTGCCGCGCTTAATTAA
- a CDS encoding porin family protein yields the protein MKKITFLLAAALFSLASTAQEQPTIYGVNLGGTLSNLKLDNPAYKTSSSANFELGVSMEIPVLENLAIFGHLNYNRKSYKMDYENTYTENETVFISKMSSTETATFLNIPIGIRYYIGEKRNFFINVGGYVDLYLSRKTKMETGSSFDSGIENASYKETMAGIFPGIGYRLPLSAEEGTDLLFELKYNMGLTQTFDGLDGAKLNSTSLSVSYRIDWSD from the coding sequence ATGAAAAAAATTACATTTCTGCTCGCGGCAGCATTATTTTCACTGGCATCTACAGCACAGGAGCAACCAACAATTTATGGCGTGAACCTGGGAGGTACTTTATCTAATCTAAAATTAGACAATCCTGCTTACAAGACCAGTTCTTCAGCAAATTTTGAACTTGGAGTATCTATGGAAATTCCTGTCTTAGAAAATCTTGCTATTTTTGGGCATCTTAATTACAATCGTAAGTCGTATAAGATGGATTACGAAAATACTTACACAGAGAACGAGACTGTTTTTATTTCGAAAATGAGCAGTACAGAAACTGCAACATTTCTTAATATTCCCATAGGCATACGTTATTATATAGGAGAGAAAAGAAATTTCTTTATAAATGTTGGAGGCTATGTTGATTTGTACTTATCCCGAAAAACAAAGATGGAGACAGGTAGCTCGTTTGATTCCGGCATCGAAAATGCAAGTTACAAAGAAACAATGGCAGGCATATTCCCGGGCATAGGATACCGCCTTCCTTTATCTGCTGAAGAGGGCACTGACCTTTTGTTTGAATTAAAATACAACATGGGACTTACCCAAACTTTTGACGGTCTTGATGGTGCAAAACTAAACAGCACATCTTTATCTGTTAGTTACAGGATAGACTGGAGCGATTAA
- the aspS gene encoding aspartate--tRNA ligase codes for MYRSHNCGELNATHINQEVTLAGWVQKSRNKGFMIWVDLRDRYGITQLIFDESRSEKAVQDLAATLGREFVIQVKGTVIERESKNPNMATGDIEILVKELTILNASQIPPFTIEDETDGGEDIRMKYRYLDIRRNPVKNSLMFRHRVGIEVRNYLSAKGFIEVETPVLIKSTPEGARDFVVPSRMNEGQFYALPQSPQTFKQLLMVGGMDKYFQIVKCFRDEDLRADRQPEFTQIDCEMAFVEQEDIIQTFEGLASHLLKELKGVETGLFPRMTYDEAMKKYGNDKPDIRFGMEFGELNAVSQHKEFAVFNSSELVVGIAVPGAASYTRKQIDELIEWVKRPQVGASGMVYAKYELDGSIKSSVDKFYDAEDLKKWAEITGAQPGDLILVLSGDSHKTRTRLSALRMEVATRLGLRNPEVFAPLWVVDFPLLEWDEESNRFHAMHHPFTSPKPEDMPLLETNPGAVRANAYDLVLNGNEIGGGSIRIHDKATQALMFKYLGFTEEEAKAQFGFLMDAFQYGAPPHGGLAFGFDRLTAILGGQETIRDFIAFPKNNSGRDVMIDAPSVIDDKQLNELHIALKA; via the coding sequence ATGTACAGAAGCCATAATTGCGGTGAGCTAAACGCCACGCACATCAACCAGGAAGTAACACTAGCCGGATGGGTACAAAAATCACGTAACAAAGGGTTTATGATTTGGGTAGACCTGCGTGACCGCTACGGTATTACCCAGCTTATTTTTGACGAAAGCCGTTCAGAAAAAGCCGTTCAGGATCTTGCAGCAACACTGGGGCGCGAGTTTGTTATTCAGGTAAAAGGTACCGTGATAGAGCGCGAAAGCAAAAACCCAAACATGGCTACCGGCGACATTGAGATTCTTGTAAAAGAACTTACCATACTTAATGCTTCGCAAATACCACCCTTTACAATAGAAGATGAAACAGACGGAGGTGAAGACATCCGTATGAAATACCGTTACCTTGACATTCGCCGTAATCCGGTAAAAAACAGCCTTATGTTTCGCCATAGGGTAGGTATAGAGGTGCGCAACTATCTTTCTGCAAAAGGCTTTATAGAAGTAGAAACACCGGTACTTATTAAAAGTACCCCTGAAGGGGCGCGCGACTTTGTTGTACCAAGCCGCATGAACGAAGGTCAGTTCTATGCCCTGCCACAATCGCCACAAACTTTTAAGCAATTGCTTATGGTGGGCGGTATGGATAAATATTTCCAGATCGTAAAATGTTTTCGTGATGAAGACCTGCGCGCAGACCGCCAGCCTGAGTTTACACAAATAGACTGCGAAATGGCGTTTGTAGAACAGGAAGACATTATACAGACTTTTGAGGGGCTTGCAAGCCACTTACTAAAAGAACTTAAAGGCGTAGAAACAGGACTATTCCCAAGAATGACCTACGACGAGGCCATGAAAAAATATGGCAACGACAAGCCGGACATTCGCTTTGGGATGGAGTTTGGCGAGTTAAATGCCGTTTCACAACATAAAGAATTTGCTGTATTTAACAGCAGCGAACTGGTAGTAGGTATTGCCGTGCCGGGTGCCGCTTCTTACACACGCAAGCAAATAGACGAGCTTATAGAATGGGTAAAACGCCCTCAGGTAGGTGCAAGCGGTATGGTATATGCTAAATATGAGCTTGACGGTAGTATAAAATCGTCTGTAGATAAATTCTACGATGCAGAAGATCTTAAAAAATGGGCTGAAATTACCGGCGCACAACCGGGCGACCTTATATTAGTACTAAGTGGCGATTCACACAAAACCCGTACACGCCTTAGCGCCCTGCGCATGGAGGTAGCTACAAGGCTTGGCCTGCGCAACCCAGAAGTGTTTGCACCACTATGGGTTGTAGACTTCCCGTTACTGGAGTGGGATGAAGAGAGTAACCGTTTCCACGCCATGCACCACCCGTTTACATCTCCTAAGCCGGAAGATATGCCGTTACTGGAAACAAACCCGGGAGCTGTACGCGCTAATGCGTATGACCTTGTGCTAAATGGTAACGAAATAGGCGGAGGTTCTATAAGGATACACGATAAGGCTACACAGGCACTTATGTTTAAGTATCTTGGATTTACAGAAGAAGAGGCTAAGGCCCAGTTTGGATTCCTGATGGATGCGTTTCAGTATGGTGCGCCACCACACGGCGGACTGGCTTTTGGTTTTGACAGGCTTACTGCAATACTTGGCGGACAGGAAACCATTCGCGACTTTATTGCGTTCCCTAAAAATAACAGCGGCCGCGATGTAATGATCGATGCACCAAGTGTTATTGACGATAAACAACTTAATGAGCTTCATATTGCTTTAAAAGCATAA
- a CDS encoding polyprenyl synthetase family protein — protein sequence MQSIAYYQEIVANYFATANLQKEPANLYSPVTYILSLGGKRIRPVLTLMAAEIFNTDAHDALPAAIAVEIFHNFSLVHDDIMDDAPLRRGHQTVHEKWNLNTGILSGDAMLILAYQYFEQYEPATFKALAKLFSKTALEVCEGQQWDVDFEDRNDVTEAEYLKMIEYKTAVLVGAAMKMGAIVANTSQENANLIYDFGLNLGIAFQLQDDYLDAFGDPETFGKQVGGDIIENKKTFLYLKALEHGNVNDKQEVLSWFASQPENPTQKIEAVKTLFINTGADTATKAAIETYTLKAFATLDKMEISAENKEALHTFGQNLMKRTV from the coding sequence ATGCAATCAATAGCATATTACCAGGAAATAGTAGCTAATTATTTTGCTACTGCTAACCTGCAAAAAGAGCCTGCTAATTTATACAGCCCTGTAACTTATATACTATCACTTGGCGGCAAGCGCATAAGGCCGGTACTTACCCTTATGGCTGCAGAGATTTTTAATACCGATGCGCATGATGCCCTGCCCGCTGCAATAGCCGTAGAGATATTTCATAACTTTAGCCTGGTGCATGATGATATTATGGATGATGCACCACTGCGCCGTGGCCACCAGACCGTGCACGAAAAATGGAACCTAAATACAGGCATACTCAGCGGCGATGCCATGCTTATACTGGCTTACCAATATTTTGAGCAATATGAACCTGCAACCTTTAAGGCGCTGGCAAAACTGTTCAGTAAAACAGCTCTTGAAGTTTGCGAAGGCCAGCAATGGGATGTAGACTTTGAGGATCGCAACGACGTTACCGAAGCAGAATACCTTAAAATGATCGAATACAAAACGGCGGTATTAGTGGGGGCGGCTATGAAAATGGGTGCTATTGTTGCTAATACATCTCAGGAAAACGCTAACCTTATATATGACTTTGGGCTTAACCTGGGTATTGCTTTCCAGCTACAGGACGATTACCTTGATGCCTTTGGCGATCCTGAAACTTTTGGCAAACAAGTGGGCGGCGATATCATCGAGAATAAAAAAACATTCCTGTACCTTAAGGCGCTTGAACATGGCAACGTTAATGACAAGCAAGAGGTATTGAGCTGGTTTGCATCGCAACCTGAAAACCCAACCCAAAAAATTGAGGCTGTAAAAACCCTGTTTATAAATACGGGCGCTGATACTGCTACAAAAGCGGCTATAGAGACGTACACACTTAAGGCATTTGCCACACTGGATAAGATGGAGATTTCTGCCGAAAATAAAGAGGCACTGCACACCTTTGGGCAAAACCTGATGAAACGCACCGTATGA
- a CDS encoding TetR/AcrR family transcriptional regulator: MKEKILEKAMDMYLKLGFKSVTMDDIAQEMGISKKTIYQHYANKTDLVTEVATLLVNKISCDIDTIYAEKHNAIKELFEIRRYLKTTLDDQYMAPVHQLNKYYPEVALSVKSSQFDKMHESVKDNLNRGIEEGLYRPDIDPEFISRIYFNGITGIKDSAVFPDELYTRTQTTKMYLEYHVRAIGTLKGTEMLEEYLKES; the protein is encoded by the coding sequence ATGAAAGAGAAGATTTTAGAAAAAGCTATGGATATGTATCTTAAACTTGGGTTTAAGAGCGTAACCATGGATGATATAGCGCAGGAAATGGGTATTAGTAAAAAGACTATTTACCAGCATTATGCCAATAAGACCGACCTGGTGACTGAGGTGGCTACTTTGCTTGTAAACAAAATTTCGTGTGATATAGATACTATTTATGCCGAAAAGCACAATGCTATTAAAGAGCTTTTTGAGATACGCCGGTATTTAAAAACAACACTCGACGACCAGTATATGGCGCCTGTACACCAGCTTAATAAGTATTACCCAGAAGTGGCGTTAAGTGTAAAGTCGAGCCAATTTGATAAAATGCATGAAAGCGTAAAAGACAATCTTAACCGTGGTATTGAAGAAGGGCTTTACAGGCCGGATATTGACCCTGAATTTATATCCCGAATTTATTTTAATGGCATTACAGGAATTAAAGACTCCGCTGTTTTTCCTGATGAGTTGTATACTAGAACACAAACTACAAAAATGTACCTTGAGTATCATGTAAGGGCAATAGGTACTTTAAAAGGTACAGAAATGCTTGAAGAATACCTTAAAGAATCATAA
- a CDS encoding TetR/AcrR family transcriptional regulator, with amino-acid sequence MSAKKTDEIAVDTEQLIKDTAKHIFFGEGRFNATTQEIADAAGVNRTLINYYFRSRDNLFQTVFEDAHTKEIERTEMIVFGNLPFREKIDRYLDIFFEQSKEYPYLEIYMVTQMNQGCVYKDPETMNRMLDKFYLEIAIEMDRGNIQKMRPEQFLLNFISLTTFPVSMRPLLQESMGFSDNSYERLLEERKEIIMNMLFREDYQL; translated from the coding sequence ATGTCAGCTAAGAAAACCGATGAAATTGCTGTAGATACTGAACAGCTGATAAAAGACACTGCCAAGCACATTTTTTTTGGCGAAGGCCGTTTTAATGCCACCACCCAGGAAATAGCAGATGCTGCCGGGGTAAACCGTACGCTTATAAATTATTATTTCCGTTCGCGCGACAATCTTTTCCAAACTGTATTTGAAGATGCCCATACTAAGGAGATAGAGCGTACTGAGATGATTGTTTTTGGCAATTTGCCCTTTAGGGAAAAGATAGACCGCTACCTCGATATCTTTTTTGAACAGAGTAAAGAGTACCCGTACCTTGAAATTTACATGGTTACCCAAATGAATCAGGGGTGTGTATACAAAGACCCTGAAACCATGAACCGCATGCTCGATAAGTTTTACCTGGAGATAGCCATAGAGATGGATCGTGGCAATATCCAGAAAATGAGGCCAGAACAGTTTTTGCTCAATTTTATATCGCTTACAACCTTTCCGGTATCTATGCGGCCGCTGCTACAGGAAAGTATGGGCTTTAGCGATAACAGCTATGAGCGCCTGCTGGAAGAGCGAAAAGAGATTATTATGAATATGCTTTTTAGAGAAGATTATCAATTATAA